CGCCCGGTGCGAGCGCGAGGGGATCCCCGTCTGTCCCTCGTGGGGGATGACCGAGACGGCCTCCCAGATCGCGACCGCCCTGCCGGACGAGGCGTTCTCACAGCCCGAGAGCGTGGGTCGACCGCTTCTCGGTACCGCGGTCCGTGCGGTCGCCGACGGCGAGGTGCAGCCGCCGGGCGAGGTCGGCGAACTCGTCGTGCGCGGGCCGACGGTCACGCCCGGCTACCACGCCACACCAGAACTGACCGAGGAGGCGTTCGGTGCCCACGGCTTCCGCACCGGCGACGTCGGGAGCGTGGGTGAGGACGCACGGATCCGTGTGCTCGGCCGTGTCGACGACGCGATCACGACCGGAGGGGAGACGGTCCACCCGAGCCGGATCGCCGCGGCACTCGGAGAACACCCGGACGTTCGGGACGCGGCGGTCGTCGGCCTCCCCGATCCCGAGTGGGGCGAGCGGGTCGCCGCACTGGTCGAAGCCGACGCAGGACGGGAGCCGGACGAGGCGGAGCTACGCGAGTTCTGCGCGGAGCGCCTCGCCGGGTACGAGGTGCCGAAGACTATCCGGGTCGGGGACGGCCTCCCGAGAACTGCGTCGGGAACGGTCGACCGGGTGGCGCTCCGCCGGCTCCTCGGGAGCGGCTCACCCGGGTGATCGGATCAGGTCGTCGACGGAGGTCCCGTCGTCGAGAACGGAGTCGAGCCAGATCCGCGCGTCGTTGATCCGGAGCTTCGTTCGAGGAGGGAGGTCGTGGAGGTCGGGTCGATCGGGGAGGAGCCGCCGGTCGAGGTCGTTCTCGCGGTAGATCCGGTCACGGTCCGGCCAGGGGGTGGCGAACGGCTCGATGCCCGGGATAATCCGCCTGAAGAACTTCTCGAGCTGGTTGAGCTGGTACGATCGGTGCGGTCGGTCCGGCGGGCGGTGCTCGAAGATCTCCGGATCGACCAGTTCGAGCGCGGCCTGGTAGATCTCGTCGTTTCGGAACTCCGGCGACGCAGTGAGGTGCCAGTCGACGAGTTCGGCGTCGGCCGCGACGAGACTCTCGACGTGGTCGGCCGCGAGGTCGATGCGGAACGGGAGCGCCGGCTTCAGGCGGACGCCCATCAGCGCCATCGCGTTGTGGACCGACTCCGACCGATCGGCACAGCGACCGAACTCGGCGTCGATCGACTTCTCGAGGAACCCCTCGGGCGTCTCCGGACCGTCGGCCCGGACGAGGAGGCGCTCTCCCCCGCCGTAGAAGTCGAGCTTCGACGCGAAGCGCTCGGCGACGTCCGGGCGAGCGTCGAGCCTGTCGAGCGGGAACCGCTTGTGGAACACCGGGATCCGCTCCCTGGGGAGGTAGTGGTCGCGGACGAGCGAGTCGAGGAACAGACCGTGGTAGACCGTCGGCGCAGTGATCTCCGCGGCTGACCCGCGGTGGTGGATGTGGATCGACTCGCGGATCCCGTTCGTCCGGCGGACGACCTCCGGCGTCGCCTCCAGGTACGCCCTCGTGACCGTGAGCGTCCGGTGTCGTTTCCCGTACTGCTCGCAGAGCCGTCGGGCGATGGCGACCTCCGGGTCGTCGGGCGCGCCGAGCGTGTAACAGACGTCGAGGTCGGAGAGGGTCGCGAGGAGGAGGCGGGAGTCGTAGCCCGCGCTCATCAGCATCCCGCCGGGTCGCGGGTAGCCCGACCGCCGACCGATCGCCCGTTCGAGCCGGCGAGCGAGCTCGCCCGTGTGGTCGAGGACCTTCGGTTCGTAGACGAACCGGGAGAGTGTTTCCGTCTCCCGCTCGAACAGCGCGCTGTCGAACGGGAGGCGCTCGACGCCACGGATCAGTGTCCGGTCCCCGAGGACGACACCGAAGTGAACGAACTCGCGGAGCCCCCGCCGATCGACGGTCGGTGCTCGCCGAGCGCGTGCGACCGCCGTCGCGTCCGTCCCGAAGACACGGCCCCGCGGGCTCTCGGTCACGAAACACTCCCACGAGCGGATCGGGTCCGTGACGACGACCGCCTCGCCTTCCGCCTCGATCACGGCGACGTACGAGCCGTTGACCTCGGAGAACGCGTCGGTACCCGCGACACCGTAGCGGTCGAACAGCCACGCCGCGACCGACTCACCGGCGTCGCCGGGCGAGAACGCCTCGCCCCAGACGACGCAGAACCCCCCGTCCGACCGGTGGACGGCGGTTCGTCCCGGGATCCCGATCGCGGGATCGCTGACGCCGACCGCCACGCGCTCGCCGTGGAGGAATCGGTCGAACTCCTCGGGGGAGCGAACCCGTTCGAACCGTTCGCACGGACCGTACAGGCCGAACAGCTCCATCGACGGCTGGGCGGAGGACACGACGTCCACTCACTACACCGCCGGGCGATATGTCGGTTTTGTCGCCGGTCCGACCCGATGGGTCCGGACCCCCGGCGCCACCGTTAACACGGCCGGCTTCCAAGCACAGGAGGTGTGTACCCTGATCGTCGCCTGGTGTGTCTTCTCCGATCCGGTCGTCGTCGCGGCGAACCGTGACGAGGCGCTCGACAGACCGGCGAGCGTACCACACGCCTGGGGAGAGGGGTCGGGGATCTTCGCCCCCCGCGACGAGTGTGTGGGGGGGACCTGGATCGGGACGAACGATGCGGGGCTGTTCGTCGCCGTCACGAACCGACGCGTCGAGATCGAGGGAGGCGGCGAGCGCTCGCGCGGTCTGCTCGTCGCCGACGCGCTCGGTTACGAGAGCGCGGCAGAGGCGATCGACCACGTCGTCGCCGAGACAGACGGGGCTACCTATTCCGGGTTCAACCTCCTGATCGCCGACGCCGAGCGCGCAGCGCTGATCGAGTGGGACGGAACACGAACCCTGACCGAGATCGATCCGGGGATCCACGTCGTCGTCAACGACGGCCAGCCGGGCGTCGAGCGAAAGCGCCGTGGCGTCGAGAAACTCGTCGAACCGCGGAACGGCGAGAGCACCGAGGAGTGGCTCGTCCGGGTTCGATCGGTCCTCGTCGACCACGACCTCGGGACCTGCGTCCACGGCGAGGAGTACGGCACCCGATCGTCCTCGCTCGTACGAGTAGACCGTGAGGGAAACGCAGACTGGCGATTCGCCCCCGGGCCGCCGTGTGAGACCGAGTACGCCTCGCGCTGAGACGGTCACGGTTAAATGCCCTCGGCGACTGCTTCGGGTATGAGCGTGGCCGACATCGAGGCGGAGCTGTCGGAGGACGAGCGCGCCGGGCTCGAACTGGTTCGCGAGAGCGGCGGGATCCACCAGAGCGACTTCTGGAAGGAACTCGACGTCTCCTCGCGGAAGGGGAGTCGAATCGTCGAGAAGCTCGCCGAGACCGGCCTGATCGAGCGGACCGAGACCGTCTACAACGGCCACAACACCTACCTGCTCTCGCCCGCCGCCCGCGACCTGGAGTTCTCGCTGCTGATGGCCGGCGACATGCTCTCGCCCTTCATCGGCGAGGAGGAGGCAGACCCCCAGAGCGACGCCTTCTCGCAGTGGATCATGAACCTCGCCTACGAGGAGTACGACTGACGGACGCCGTTTCACCGCGCACCGTTTTCCGGCTCGGGTGCGCATCGCGCACCGCTCGGCTGCTCACGGGCGCTTCGTGCTCGTTCGCGCGGCTCGCGAGAGCTCCGCTCTCGCGCTGCCGCAAGAATCTGCACCAAAAAATCCGCGAGCGCCGACGGCGCTCGCGGGTGCATCGTTCGTCGGAAGTCGTCGGAGTGAATTCGCACTCGCGGGCTAAAATAGTTACAGCGTCAGCCCCGCGTGCCACCGCTCGGCACCGGCCTCCGCCTTCACCTCGTCCATCCGCTCCAGGTAGTGTACCGCGAGGCTCGCCGTCTTCGCCGCCTTCCGCTCGCCCTCGGTTCGGAACTCTCCGGTCACTCGGTTGGCGTAGACCGTACAGACCGCCCCCGCCCGGAGGCCGTAGACGTTCGCGAGCGTCAGGATCGAACTCGCCTCCATCTCCACGTTCTTCACGTTCGCCTCCTGCAGCGCGTCGATCAGCGCCTCGCTCCCCGCGGCCCGAAACCCTTCGAACCCGGGTCGGCCCTGGCCGGCGTAGAAGCTGTCGGCGCTCATCGTCAGCCCGGTGTGGTAGTCGTAGCCCAGTTCCTCGGCCGCGGCGACGAGCGCACAGACGACCTCGTAGTCGGCGGTCGCGGGGTAGTCCTCCCGCACGTACTCCGCGCTGGTCCCCTCCTGACGGACCGCACCGGTGGTGATCACCAGATCGCCCACGGCCATCCCCTCCTGGATCGCGCCGCACGATCCGACCCGGATGAACGTCTCCGTACCGACCCGTGCGAGCTCCTCGACGGCGATCGCCGCCGAGGGGCTGCCGATCCCGGTCGAGGTCACCGAGATCGGCGTTTTTCTGTACCGACCAGTAGCCGTCCGGTACTCCCGGTGATACGCCTTTTCGTCCCAGGAGTCCCACAGATCGACTACCTTCTCGACGCGCTCCGGGTTTCCGGGGAGCAGCACCGAGGGGGCGACGTCCTCCGAACCGACCTCGATGTGGTACTGGAGTTCCTCGTTGGGGTCCTCGCTGTCTCGCGTCTCCGTCATGGGTACGACAACTCCGAGCGGGCTGAAATAGCCTCTCCTCGCCGGTCGGGGCGACGCAGAAAGACGAGTGAGCCTTACCGCAACATCTCCTCGGTGATCGTATCGGGCAACAGCTCCCCGAGCGTGTACTTCCTGATCGACTCGCCCTCGTCACAGAGCACGACCAGATCCGGCTCACAGAACTCCGAGAGCGTCTGTCTGCACATCCCACAGGGCGTGACGCCGTCGCGGCGGTCCGACGAGACCGCCAGTCTGGAGAACTCCCGGTGGCCCTCCTTCACCGCCTCCGCGACGGCGACCTCCTCGGCGTGGAGGCTGTTCGAGTAGTTCGCGTTCTCTATGTTACAGCCGACGAACACCTCCCCGTCCTCGGTTTCGAGCGCCGCGCCGACCCGGTAGTTCGAATAGGGGACGTGCGCACGCGTCTGGATCTCTCGGGCGGCTTCGATGAGCTCCCGAGGACTCATTCGCCGACCTCCCGCTCGATGGCCGCGCGTGCGTCGGCGATCAGGGCGTCGACGTCCTCCGATTCCGCGTAGAGCCGGACGTACGGCTCGGTCCCGCTCGGCCTGACGAGTATCCAGGCGGCGTCGGGCCACTCCAGCCGGACGCCGTAATCGGTGTCGACGCTCGCCTCCGGGAACGTGTCGGGGAGCGATCCCTCCAGCGACTCCATCACCGCCTCCTTCCGTTCGTCCGGGCAGGCGACGGCGACCTTCCGGTACGGTCGCTCGGTGATCGGCTCCCGGAGCGCGCCGAGTCCACCCGCGTCGGCGACCAGTCGGACGAGGACCGCCGCGCTCGCGACACCGTCGATCCACCCCCCGAACGCGGTGTGGATGTGCTTCCACGGCTCGGCCGCGAAGACGACCTCCGTCTCCTCACCGCCCCCCTCGTAGACCCGGGCGATCCCCTCGTGGAGCGCCCCGAGCCTGACGCGTTCGGTGCGCCCGCCGGCCGTCTCGACGCGCTCGTCGATCCGCGCGGAGGCGTTCGGCGTCGTGACGACGACCGGATCGGCGGCGGTGGCGTGGCGGGTGTAGTGCTCGGCGAGGATCGCGAGCACGGTGTCCTCGTGGACGATTCTCCCGTGGCTATCGAGGATCACGATCCGGTCGGCGTCGCCGTCGTGGCCGATCCCCAGTTCGGTACCCGTATTCGCGACGAGCGCGCCGAGGTCCGAGAGCGTCTCCTCGGTGGGTTTGCTCGGGCGGCCGGGGAAGTGGCCGTCGACCTGTGCGTTCAGGGTGACGACCGACGCGCCGAGCTCGCGGAGTACCTGTGGCGTGGCGAGCCCGGCGACGCCGTTGCCGCAGTCGACCGCAACGCGAAGACCGACCGGCTCCGAGCCAAGACCCTCCGCGTAGGCTGCCACCGCCTCGCGGTAGCGCGGGAGGACGTCCCACTCTTCGACCGTACCCCAACGGTCCCAGCTCTCGGCGTCGACGCCCTTCGCGACGCGCGATTCGATACGGCGTTCGGCCTCGCGGTCGTACTCGACGCCCTCGCTGAACAGTTTGATACCGTTGTCGGTTGGCGGGTTGTGGCTCGCGGTGAGCATGGCGCCGCGACAGTCACGGGCGGCGAAGGCGACCGCCGGCGTCGGGACGACGCCGAGACGGCGGACGCTGGCACCGGCGCTCGTGAGCCCCGCTTCGAGCGCGGCTGCGAGCGCACCACCCGTCTCGCGACCGTCGCGACCGACGACGAACTCGTCCCCGTCGAGGCCGGCCGCTCGGCCGACCGAGAGCGCGAGCTCGGGCGTCACTCGTGTCCTCGTGTCGCCACGGATAC
This region of Halalkalicoccus sp. CGA53 genomic DNA includes:
- the cdd gene encoding cytidine deaminase, with amino-acid sequence MSPRELIEAAREIQTRAHVPYSNYRVGAALETEDGEVFVGCNIENANYSNSLHAEEVAVAEAVKEGHREFSRLAVSSDRRDGVTPCGMCRQTLSEFCEPDLVVLCDEGESIRKYTLGELLPDTITEEMLR
- a CDS encoding nucleoside phosphorylase; its protein translation is MTETRDSEDPNEELQYHIEVGSEDVAPSVLLPGNPERVEKVVDLWDSWDEKAYHREYRTATGRYRKTPISVTSTGIGSPSAAIAVEELARVGTETFIRVGSCGAIQEGMAVGDLVITTGAVRQEGTSAEYVREDYPATADYEVVCALVAAAEELGYDYHTGLTMSADSFYAGQGRPGFEGFRAAGSEALIDALQEANVKNVEMEASSILTLANVYGLRAGAVCTVYANRVTGEFRTEGERKAAKTASLAVHYLERMDEVKAEAGAERWHAGLTL
- a CDS encoding asparagine synthase-related protein gives rise to the protein MSSAQPSMELFGLYGPCERFERVRSPEEFDRFLHGERVAVGVSDPAIGIPGRTAVHRSDGGFCVVWGEAFSPGDAGESVAAWLFDRYGVAGTDAFSEVNGSYVAVIEAEGEAVVVTDPIRSWECFVTESPRGRVFGTDATAVARARRAPTVDRRGLREFVHFGVVLGDRTLIRGVERLPFDSALFERETETLSRFVYEPKVLDHTGELARRLERAIGRRSGYPRPGGMLMSAGYDSRLLLATLSDLDVCYTLGAPDDPEVAIARRLCEQYGKRHRTLTVTRAYLEATPEVVRRTNGIRESIHIHHRGSAAEITAPTVYHGLFLDSLVRDHYLPRERIPVFHKRFPLDRLDARPDVAERFASKLDFYGGGERLLVRADGPETPEGFLEKSIDAEFGRCADRSESVHNAMALMGVRLKPALPFRIDLAADHVESLVAADAELVDWHLTASPEFRNDEIYQAALELVDPEIFEHRPPDRPHRSYQLNQLEKFFRRIIPGIEPFATPWPDRDRIYRENDLDRRLLPDRPDLHDLPPRTKLRINDARIWLDSVLDDGTSVDDLIRSPG
- a CDS encoding NRDE family protein — its product is MCTLIVAWCVFSDPVVVAANRDEALDRPASVPHAWGEGSGIFAPRDECVGGTWIGTNDAGLFVAVTNRRVEIEGGGERSRGLLVADALGYESAAEAIDHVVAETDGATYSGFNLLIADAERAALIEWDGTRTLTEIDPGIHVVVNDGQPGVERKRRGVEKLVEPRNGESTEEWLVRVRSVLVDHDLGTCVHGEEYGTRSSSLVRVDREGNADWRFAPGPPCETEYASR
- a CDS encoding helix-turn-helix transcriptional regulator, producing the protein MSVADIEAELSEDERAGLELVRESGGIHQSDFWKELDVSSRKGSRIVEKLAETGLIERTETVYNGHNTYLLSPAARDLEFSLLMAGDMLSPFIGEEEADPQSDAFSQWIMNLAYEEYD
- a CDS encoding phosphohexomutase domain-containing protein, with product MDLFGTAGIRGDTRTRVTPELALSVGRAAGLDGDEFVVGRDGRETGGALAAALEAGLTSAGASVRRLGVVPTPAVAFAARDCRGAMLTASHNPPTDNGIKLFSEGVEYDREAERRIESRVAKGVDAESWDRWGTVEEWDVLPRYREAVAAYAEGLGSEPVGLRVAVDCGNGVAGLATPQVLRELGASVVTLNAQVDGHFPGRPSKPTEETLSDLGALVANTGTELGIGHDGDADRIVILDSHGRIVHEDTVLAILAEHYTRHATAADPVVVTTPNASARIDERVETAGGRTERVRLGALHEGIARVYEGGGEETEVVFAAEPWKHIHTAFGGWIDGVASAAVLVRLVADAGGLGALREPITERPYRKVAVACPDERKEAVMESLEGSLPDTFPEASVDTDYGVRLEWPDAAWILVRPSGTEPYVRLYAESEDVDALIADARAAIEREVGE